The Prochlorococcus sp. MIT 1300 genome has a window encoding:
- a CDS encoding Gfo/Idh/MocA family oxidoreductase, which yields MNAGTQASIGVAIAGIGFGEAVHLPALRATNTLEPVCLWHPIKERLIDPCQKYNLPGENDWQKLLANSKVEAIVLATPPAPRFELAKKALEAGKHLLLEKPVALNFNQVIELQKIALAKGLSVAVDFEYRAVPLFMQAKRMLDQGAVGEPWLVKLDWLMSSRANPDRPWNWYSQRDQGGGVLGALGTHAFDLLHWLFGPTIQVGSHCSTSIKMRKDPNDGIPKKVTSEDLVLAQLMIAGTHQNAEIPAQVTLSAVTRQGRGFWLEIYGSDGTLLLGSNNQKDYVHGFSLLHSNPGEPLISISPDSDLAFSRTWSDGRIAPVRRLQDWWGESIQSGIPMIPGLVEGAASQKVCDQILESAASGQKIFLR from the coding sequence ATGAACGCAGGAACTCAAGCTTCTATTGGAGTGGCAATTGCTGGAATAGGTTTTGGAGAAGCTGTTCATTTACCGGCCTTAAGAGCAACCAATACCCTCGAGCCAGTGTGCCTATGGCACCCAATCAAAGAACGTCTTATAGATCCTTGTCAAAAATACAATCTTCCTGGAGAAAATGATTGGCAAAAGCTCCTTGCAAACTCCAAAGTCGAAGCAATTGTATTGGCCACCCCTCCTGCTCCTAGGTTTGAACTAGCCAAAAAAGCACTTGAAGCTGGTAAGCATTTACTGCTTGAAAAGCCAGTAGCGTTAAATTTCAATCAAGTTATCGAACTTCAAAAAATCGCCTTAGCAAAAGGATTATCTGTTGCTGTCGATTTCGAATACAGAGCAGTGCCCTTATTTATGCAAGCTAAAAGAATGTTGGATCAAGGAGCTGTTGGGGAGCCATGGCTAGTCAAACTTGACTGGCTTATGAGTAGCAGAGCTAATCCAGACAGACCATGGAATTGGTATTCACAACGAGACCAAGGAGGAGGCGTATTAGGTGCTCTTGGAACACACGCCTTTGATCTCTTGCATTGGCTCTTTGGACCAACTATTCAAGTTGGCTCCCATTGCTCAACTTCTATCAAAATGAGGAAAGACCCAAATGATGGGATTCCCAAAAAAGTTACTAGCGAGGATTTAGTCCTCGCACAATTAATGATTGCTGGTACACATCAAAATGCAGAAATACCAGCTCAAGTAACCCTAAGTGCGGTAACTAGGCAAGGCAGAGGGTTTTGGCTTGAAATATATGGCAGTGATGGGACACTCCTTCTAGGAAGCAATAACCAAAAAGACTATGTTCACGGATTTAGTCTCTTGCATTCAAATCCAGGGGAACCACTTATTAGCATTAGCCCAGATTCAGACCTTGCCTTCTCACGGACCTGGAGTGATGGTCGCATTGCCCCTGTAAGAAGACTCCAAGATTGGTGGGGAGAAAGTATTCAATCAGGGATTCCAATGATTCCAGGCCTTGTAGAAGGAGCAGCCAGCCAAAAAGTATGTGATCAAATATTGGAATCAGCTGCATCAGGTCAAAAAATATTTCTCAGGTAG
- the accD gene encoding acetyl-CoA carboxylase, carboxyltransferase subunit beta, with protein MSLFDWFADRRKGQFVGKVSQETDESDGLWDKCPECGQVVYRKDLIANASVCSNCGHHNRIDSTERIRLIADEDSFQAIDKELSPTDPLGFKDRRAYADRLRESQAITGLKDGVITGTCRVDRIPMAMAVMDFRFMGGSMGSVVGEKITRLIERATAKEMPLLIVCASGGARMQEGMLSLMQMAKISGALERHREAELLYMPLLTHPTTGGVTASFAMLGDLILAEPKALIGFAGRRVIEQTLREKLPENFQTAEYLQEHGFVDTIVPRTKLKATLSNLLRLHGSVPVKS; from the coding sequence GTGTCACTTTTCGACTGGTTTGCAGATCGCCGTAAAGGTCAATTTGTTGGCAAAGTGAGCCAGGAAACTGACGAAAGCGATGGTCTCTGGGACAAGTGCCCCGAATGCGGGCAGGTTGTTTACAGGAAAGATCTAATTGCAAATGCCAGTGTTTGCAGCAATTGCGGCCACCACAATCGAATCGACAGCACAGAACGAATCCGCCTAATTGCAGATGAAGATAGCTTTCAAGCCATAGATAAAGAATTAAGCCCTACTGACCCCCTAGGCTTCAAAGATCGGCGGGCATATGCTGATCGCCTTAGAGAAAGCCAAGCAATCACTGGTCTTAAAGATGGCGTCATTACAGGGACCTGCCGTGTAGATCGGATTCCTATGGCAATGGCGGTAATGGACTTCAGGTTTATGGGTGGATCAATGGGATCAGTTGTCGGAGAAAAAATAACCAGATTGATCGAAAGAGCTACGGCAAAAGAAATGCCATTACTCATTGTTTGTGCCTCAGGAGGAGCCCGAATGCAGGAAGGGATGCTAAGCCTTATGCAGATGGCAAAAATATCAGGAGCTTTAGAACGTCATAGAGAAGCCGAACTTCTCTATATGCCCTTACTAACGCATCCAACGACAGGAGGAGTCACTGCAAGCTTCGCAATGCTGGGAGATTTAATACTTGCTGAACCAAAAGCACTTATAGGATTTGCAGGTCGACGCGTTATTGAACAAACTCTTCGGGAAAAGCTCCCAGAAAACTTTCAAACGGCAGAGTACCTACAGGAACATGGCTTCGTGGACACAATTGTTCCCAGAACAAAGCTAAAAGCAACCCTAAGCAATCTTTTACGCCTCCATGGCAGTGTGCCAGTCAAATCTTAG
- a CDS encoding A24 family peptidase has translation MILGTFLLALVVNDLKTMLLPESICLSGWLSGVLLTWFNAFLCNSEIDILIFNHLIGSSAAYLSMTAINQFGKGCTGKTVLGLGDAKLAAIGGAWLGIKGISISMAIAFLSGGLFSFTGRITSKLSPLQPFPFSPFIAFGIWSVWLLSPEWWINQWIALMGL, from the coding sequence ATGATCTTAGGTACATTTTTACTTGCCTTAGTAGTTAACGACTTAAAAACTATGTTGCTCCCAGAGAGTATATGCCTTTCAGGATGGCTATCTGGAGTTCTCTTGACATGGTTCAACGCGTTTCTTTGTAATAGTGAAATTGACATTCTGATTTTCAATCATCTAATTGGCTCATCAGCAGCATATTTATCAATGACTGCTATTAACCAGTTCGGCAAAGGATGTACAGGTAAAACTGTTCTTGGCCTAGGAGACGCCAAGCTGGCAGCGATTGGAGGGGCATGGCTTGGAATTAAAGGTATTTCTATTTCGATGGCTATAGCTTTTTTAAGTGGTGGTCTTTTTAGCTTTACAGGTCGGATTACCTCAAAACTAAGCCCACTACAGCCTTTTCCATTTTCTCCTTTTATTGCATTTGGAATCTGGAGTGTGTGGCTATTAAGTCCAGAGTGGTGGATAAATCAATGGATAGCCCTTATGGGTCTTTAA
- a CDS encoding phosphoribulokinase: MSKRHPVVAVTGSSGAGTSTVKRAFEHIFAREDITPAVVEGDSYHRFERMPMKQAMADALAKGQNFSHFGPEANLFDKLEELFRTYGETGSGQKRYYLHSPEEADEHNARLGTSLGPGQFTPWEQIPSGTDLLFYEGLHGGVVGENYDVASVADLLVGVVPITNLEWIQKIHRDNAERGYSAEAIVDTILRRMPDYINHICPQFSRTDINFQRVPTVDTSNPFICRNIPTPDESFVIIHFRKGSREKWGIDFNYLLTMIHDSFMSSPTSIVVNGGKMGFAMELILTPIIHRMIEEKRQA; the protein is encoded by the coding sequence ATGTCGAAGCGTCACCCGGTTGTTGCAGTTACGGGTTCCTCTGGAGCAGGAACTAGCACCGTAAAAAGAGCCTTCGAGCACATCTTCGCCAGAGAGGACATCACCCCTGCTGTCGTCGAAGGAGATAGCTATCACCGCTTCGAACGGATGCCTATGAAGCAGGCAATGGCAGATGCCCTTGCAAAAGGTCAGAACTTTTCCCACTTTGGTCCAGAAGCAAACTTGTTTGACAAGCTCGAGGAACTCTTTCGTACTTACGGAGAAACCGGCTCTGGACAAAAGCGGTATTACCTCCATAGCCCAGAAGAGGCAGATGAACATAATGCTCGCTTAGGAACTTCTCTAGGGCCTGGGCAATTCACTCCCTGGGAGCAGATACCTAGTGGGACTGATCTACTTTTTTACGAAGGTCTACATGGCGGGGTAGTTGGTGAAAACTATGACGTCGCCTCAGTGGCAGATCTTTTAGTTGGGGTTGTACCAATTACAAACCTTGAATGGATTCAAAAGATCCATAGAGATAACGCAGAAAGAGGTTATTCCGCAGAGGCTATTGTTGACACAATCCTAAGGAGAATGCCTGATTATATAAATCATATCTGCCCTCAATTTAGTCGTACTGATATAAACTTTCAAAGAGTTCCTACTGTAGACACATCAAATCCTTTCATCTGTAGGAACATTCCAACACCAGACGAAAGTTTCGTAATTATTCATTTCCGCAAGGGATCCAGAGAGAAATGGGGCATAGATTTCAACTACTTGCTTACTATGATCCACGACTCCTTTATGTCTAGCCCAACAAGTATAGTTGTCAACGGAGGGAAAATGGGTTTCGCCATGGAACTAATTCTTACTCCGATTATCCACCGAATGATTGAGGAGAAAAGACAAGCCTAA
- the leuB gene encoding 3-isopropylmalate dehydrogenase: protein MREHRIVLLAGDGIGPEITSVTKNLLEAASKKHEFNLIFEEKPFGGAAIDAVGQPLPTDTLKACQASDAVLLAAIGNPRFDKNPRELRPESGLLELRAGLKLFANLRPVKVLPALINSSSLKAEFISNVDLMVVRELIGGIYFGQPKGRIKTDEQERAFNTMCYSSSEIDRISRIGFEIAKSRRGRLCSVDKANVLDVSHLWRERVTNMSKMFPDVELTHLYVDNAAMQLVKEPGQFDVILTSNLFGDILSDEAAMLTGSIGMLPSASLGSDGPGLFEPVHGSAPDIEGLDLANPIAMVLSAAMMLRLGLNENNAAHDLELAVEKVLDKGFRTADIFSKGSSKLGCKAMGEQLLEAL, encoded by the coding sequence ATGCGAGAACACCGCATAGTCCTTCTAGCTGGCGATGGGATTGGCCCAGAAATCACTTCAGTAACAAAGAATCTCCTAGAGGCTGCAAGCAAAAAACATGAATTCAATTTAATCTTTGAAGAAAAGCCTTTTGGGGGTGCCGCCATCGATGCTGTTGGGCAACCCTTGCCAACAGATACTCTTAAGGCCTGTCAAGCAAGTGATGCTGTTCTCCTGGCAGCGATAGGTAATCCTAGATTTGACAAAAACCCAAGAGAGCTAAGACCAGAATCAGGTCTTCTTGAGTTAAGAGCAGGATTAAAACTCTTTGCAAATCTCCGGCCAGTCAAAGTCCTTCCAGCATTAATAAATAGCAGTAGTCTAAAAGCTGAATTTATTAGTAATGTTGACTTAATGGTTGTTAGAGAACTCATCGGTGGAATATATTTCGGCCAGCCAAAAGGGCGTATAAAAACTGACGAACAAGAACGTGCTTTTAATACAATGTGCTATTCAAGTAGTGAGATCGATAGGATCTCAAGAATAGGCTTTGAAATAGCCAAATCCCGTAGAGGAAGACTTTGTTCTGTTGATAAAGCGAATGTTCTTGATGTAAGTCATCTATGGAGAGAACGTGTCACGAATATGAGCAAAATGTTCCCTGATGTTGAGTTAACTCACTTATATGTGGACAATGCAGCCATGCAATTAGTTAAAGAACCTGGGCAATTTGATGTGATTTTAACAAGTAACCTTTTTGGCGACATCCTGAGCGACGAAGCGGCCATGCTCACCGGTTCAATCGGTATGTTGCCTTCCGCATCCCTTGGAAGCGATGGACCCGGCTTGTTTGAGCCAGTTCATGGTTCCGCCCCTGATATTGAAGGCCTAGATCTTGCCAACCCAATTGCGATGGTTCTCTCTGCGGCCATGATGCTTCGACTTGGATTAAACGAGAACAATGCTGCACACGATCTTGAACTTGCTGTAGAAAAAGTTCTTGATAAAGGGTTTCGGACAGCTGATATCTTCTCTAAAGGCAGTAGCAAACTGGGATGTAAAGCAATGGGTGAGCAATTGCTGGAAGCCCTTTGA
- the lpxD gene encoding UDP-3-O-(3-hydroxymyristoyl)glucosamine N-acyltransferase, with protein sequence MKFSKLISCLKKGKAELQEYDFAQDPLLLGAESLDKAESHQISFLETGNSLSSELINSKAGAILLPDEEKLRGIAIQKGIAWATLKNPRLAFAECLDVLHPKKQPLVGVHSSAVIGKNVLLGEHVFIGANVYIGDNCRIGSNSLIHPGTVIYEEVVVGEGCEIHANSVIQRKSNLGSQCVIHSNAVIGSEGFGFVPTNQGWRKMPQTGIVVLENEVEIGCGSTVDRPAVGETRIGAGTKIDNLVQIGHGVVTGRGCAMAAQVGIAGGAHLGNGVILAGQVGVGNRVNVGDGVIASSKTGIHADVQSGEVISGFPAMSNKLWLRCSAIFSKLPQLAKTVRQLQK encoded by the coding sequence ATGAAATTCAGTAAATTAATCTCTTGTCTCAAAAAAGGAAAGGCCGAGCTTCAAGAATATGATTTCGCACAAGATCCTCTTCTATTAGGAGCAGAATCTCTTGATAAAGCAGAATCACACCAGATAAGTTTTCTAGAGACAGGAAACTCTCTCTCATCGGAATTAATTAATAGCAAAGCTGGCGCAATCCTTCTACCTGATGAAGAAAAGCTACGGGGAATTGCTATCCAAAAAGGTATTGCCTGGGCAACGCTAAAAAACCCTAGACTTGCCTTCGCAGAATGCCTTGACGTATTGCACCCTAAAAAACAACCTTTAGTAGGAGTTCACTCCTCAGCGGTAATTGGGAAGAATGTATTACTTGGAGAGCATGTATTTATAGGAGCAAATGTTTACATTGGTGATAATTGTCGTATTGGTTCCAATTCCCTGATACATCCAGGCACTGTTATATATGAAGAAGTTGTAGTTGGCGAGGGGTGTGAAATTCATGCAAATTCTGTGATCCAAAGGAAGTCAAATCTTGGGTCACAATGTGTTATTCATTCAAATGCTGTCATCGGTTCAGAAGGGTTTGGATTTGTTCCTACTAATCAAGGCTGGCGAAAAATGCCCCAAACCGGAATAGTTGTTCTAGAGAATGAAGTTGAAATAGGTTGTGGCTCAACAGTAGATAGGCCAGCTGTAGGTGAAACACGAATCGGAGCAGGAACAAAAATAGACAACCTCGTTCAAATTGGGCATGGGGTGGTTACAGGCAGAGGATGCGCAATGGCTGCTCAGGTTGGTATTGCTGGAGGCGCCCATCTTGGGAATGGTGTAATCCTCGCAGGACAAGTCGGCGTTGGAAATCGAGTAAATGTAGGCGATGGAGTAATTGCAAGTTCAAAAACTGGCATCCATGCTGATGTTCAGTCCGGAGAGGTTATAAGTGGCTTCCCTGCCATGTCGAATAAATTGTGGTTGAGGTGCTCTGCAATTTTCAGCAAATTACCTCAACTAGCGAAGACAGTTCGTCAGCTCCAGAAATGA